A DNA window from Anaerocolumna sp. AGMB13020 contains the following coding sequences:
- a CDS encoding GNAT family N-acetyltransferase, whose product MFSINKEDFIEMKTAITREDYNNLKELEAVCVKDNINLKLELEYKLSQLSHTTEAQALTEKAFRSSCMKEYLYYSQGRPVSYLGICSFGGNVYELNGMTHPDFRRRGFFRRLYTHAMSECRFTDRKSLLLLSDGNSLSGIGFIEAVGGQPSFSEYRMELPAAAYKPQTDEKGPGALALRTATSDDLAEIRKQDHIFFGDEEDKGDSDFISSIDHTFIVENEDKIIGKIKIDFNTDEAFIYGFGILPEFRGAGYGKAAIHEALHLIFSKGLKKAALDVAAVNDRALHVYTSNGFVKVSEMRYYEKAL is encoded by the coding sequence TTGTTTTCTATTAATAAAGAAGATTTTATAGAGATGAAGACCGCTATAACCAGGGAGGATTATAATAATCTGAAGGAATTAGAAGCTGTCTGCGTGAAGGACAATATTAATCTGAAGCTGGAACTGGAGTATAAGCTTTCTCAGCTGTCACATACCACTGAGGCGCAAGCTTTAACTGAGAAGGCTTTTCGTTCTTCCTGTATGAAGGAATATTTATATTATTCACAGGGCAGACCGGTATCTTATCTTGGTATCTGCAGCTTTGGCGGAAATGTTTATGAATTAAATGGAATGACACATCCTGACTTTCGAAGACGAGGATTTTTCCGCCGTCTATATACACATGCAATGTCTGAGTGCAGGTTTACAGACAGAAAGAGCTTGTTACTCCTTTCTGACGGCAATTCATTATCCGGTATCGGCTTTATAGAAGCTGTTGGCGGTCAGCCTTCTTTCTCCGAATACCGAATGGAGCTTCCTGCTGCCGCTTACAAGCCACAGACTGATGAGAAAGGTCCGGGTGCCCTGGCCCTTCGGACAGCTACTTCCGATGATCTTGCGGAAATCAGAAAACAGGATCATATCTTTTTCGGTGATGAAGAGGATAAAGGAGACTCCGATTTTATTTCCTCCATTGACCACACCTTTATCGTGGAAAATGAGGACAAAATTATTGGAAAGATAAAGATAGATTTCAATACAGATGAGGCTTTTATCTATGGTTTTGGCATTCTGCCGGAATTCCGGGGTGCAGGTTATGGCAAAGCAGCTATCCACGAAGCCTTACACCTGATTTTTTCAAAAGGCCTGAAGAAAGCAGCCCTCGATGTGGCTGCCGTCAATGATCGTGCTTTACATGTCTATACAAGCAATGGTTTTGTAAAAGTATCGGAAATGCGTTACTATGAAAAAGCGCTTTAA
- a CDS encoding GHKL domain-containing protein, producing the protein MTSLFPDFLRALVSIVMNIVLMVTLLQPKYSRKVTNLVMFAFLVCDFLIAVFCYIHKDLTLLSKLDVVIFIVTCIAMKPLFQDSFMQWLFSFITIQNIGAVVIVLSFLGSRPLPGSIYANTLLRLIMFFSISIFLRYSIRPLYRQIVSYWNMYFYMAATICAAFLYYFIGSRNIVVTLTEEAVPLVLLILVATASYASIFHSMKTLSREHKLQEENLKMQNGQELLRLSVLSMQQQLAVIDEAARNMSITNHDIRHFNNTLIELLRRGEVVKATALLEQQVLKHPEVPRRYCENRTVNAAISHYAGLLELADIPCNIKADLPEEIPVDSLELSIALSNLLENAINALEKLPSDITPRLYCTILYREQLILEVENTCDREIPMDEKGYPIAHKTGHGIGTKSVLAFAERYNAEVIYRVCNNCFNVRLVL; encoded by the coding sequence ATGACCAGCCTGTTTCCGGATTTTCTTCGTGCGCTGGTCTCTATTGTCATGAATATAGTACTTATGGTTACGCTGCTTCAACCTAAATATAGCAGAAAGGTGACCAATCTGGTCATGTTTGCTTTTCTTGTATGTGATTTTCTGATAGCGGTATTTTGTTATATCCATAAGGATCTGACCTTATTATCAAAGCTTGATGTGGTCATTTTTATAGTTACCTGTATTGCAATGAAACCATTGTTTCAGGATAGCTTTATGCAATGGCTGTTCAGCTTTATTACGATTCAAAACATCGGAGCGGTAGTTATCGTGTTGAGCTTCCTGGGATCGCGTCCACTGCCCGGATCGATTTATGCCAATACACTGCTGCGGTTGATTATGTTCTTTTCCATTTCGATCTTTTTGAGGTATTCTATCCGTCCGTTATACCGTCAGATTGTTTCATATTGGAATATGTACTTTTATATGGCAGCTACTATTTGTGCCGCTTTTCTCTATTATTTTATCGGCAGCAGGAATATTGTTGTCACACTTACGGAAGAAGCAGTTCCCCTGGTGCTTCTGATTTTAGTGGCAACAGCTTCCTATGCCTCTATCTTTCACTCAATGAAGACCTTGTCCAGGGAGCATAAGCTGCAGGAGGAGAATCTGAAAATGCAGAATGGACAGGAGCTTTTGCGCCTCTCGGTACTATCAATGCAGCAGCAGTTGGCGGTGATTGATGAAGCCGCCAGAAATATGAGTATAACGAATCATGACATAAGGCATTTTAACAACACATTGATTGAATTGTTAAGGCGGGGAGAGGTAGTTAAGGCAACTGCGCTGCTAGAACAGCAGGTGCTTAAGCATCCGGAAGTACCAAGAAGGTACTGTGAGAACCGGACCGTTAATGCAGCTATAAGCCATTATGCCGGACTGTTAGAACTAGCAGATATTCCCTGTAACATAAAAGCAGATTTACCAGAGGAAATACCGGTGGATTCCCTGGAACTGTCTATTGCATTGTCCAATCTTCTTGAAAATGCTATAAATGCCCTTGAAAAGCTGCCGTCAGATATAACTCCCAGACTATATTGTACAATCTTATATAGGGAGCAGCTGATTCTTGAGGTGGAAAATACATGCGACAGGGAGATTCCTATGGATGAGAAAGGATATCCGATAGCACATAAAACCGGACATGGCATCGGTACGAAAAGTGTACTTGCTTTTGCAGAACGTTACAATGCAGAGGTAATTTACCGTGTTTGTAACAACTGCTTCAATGTCCGGCTGGTACTCTAG
- a CDS encoding LytR/AlgR family response regulator transcription factor, translating to MLHIAICDDQQDQLAGIAAYVHEYLELDAIDAKVSLFLHPDELLTACARERFHIYILDILMPMLNGIEVGKDIRHLDKEAQIIYVTAEPSFALNAFCAHPINYLLKPIVKQQLFDSLALAVSLTDLLEEVMLAIKTKEGVHTLRICEIACCEYSHRRVIYRLINGGQLETSTLVGRFSEHIAPLLHSGYFLQPHISFAVNLRRVERFCKEHFMLRGGLTVPISKKLYSEVRDDYLNYVLGKKELL from the coding sequence ATGCTTCATATCGCAATTTGTGATGACCAGCAGGATCAGCTTGCAGGTATTGCTGCATACGTACATGAATATTTGGAACTAGATGCAATTGATGCGAAAGTAAGTTTATTTTTACATCCGGATGAATTACTTACAGCTTGTGCCAGGGAGCGTTTTCACATTTATATTTTGGATATCCTGATGCCTATGTTGAACGGAATTGAAGTTGGCAAGGATATCCGTCATCTTGATAAGGAGGCACAGATTATTTATGTCACAGCAGAACCATCCTTTGCTTTAAATGCATTCTGTGCACATCCTATAAACTATTTGCTCAAACCAATCGTAAAACAGCAGTTGTTTGACAGTCTTGCCTTAGCTGTATCCCTAACCGATTTACTAGAAGAAGTCATGCTGGCAATAAAAACAAAGGAGGGGGTACATACCTTGCGTATATGTGAGATTGCCTGCTGCGAATATTCCCACCGCAGGGTAATATACCGGCTTATCAATGGCGGGCAGCTGGAGACGTCCACACTAGTCGGGCGTTTTTCTGAGCATATCGCACCTTTGCTGCACAGCGGTTATTTTTTGCAGCCGCATATTTCTTTTGCGGTAAATCTTCGCCGTGTGGAGCGCTTTTGCAAAGAACATTTTATGCTCCGGGGTGGATTAACGGTTCCCATATCCAAAAAGCTTTATTCAGAGGTACGGGATGACTATCTGAATTATGTGCTTGGAAAGAAGGAACTATTATGA
- a CDS encoding oligosaccharide flippase family protein, whose protein sequence is MNQTINIKKAGTYYLLGNLFNKGIAFLTVPIFTRILSTYDYGIVTTYNSWIGIISMSIGFALHMAVRLAFVDLEEKIDEFMSTVVSFTILSSIALTLIICSGALLFKVNISIVLVLLCMLQGFSTAVIEDYIHYLMMQYRYRFRTLLMIAPNLVSVIFSIVAILFVFKTDRYLGRIIPTGLVSLLFGILVVLLVYRKSKAGINRKYLRYGLTISMPLIIHGIALNVLSQSDRMMISWLANPSQTGIYSLIFNFSMIATVLTSSLEGIWLPWFTEKMKNRKFGEINALSIDYINFMTYAMVCLLLVAPEIVKIMANETYWEGIKIIPPIVLANYVIFLYSLYVNIEHFYKHTIYITRNTIIAAIVNVLLNYIFIPIYGYVAAAYTTLAAYLISLILHAIYAKKLEPGLYPIRAFVRPIVLIIISTILFYIFKDYSFIRWTLMFLFFILMVIRERKRILEFFPELEQKIKLPIRK, encoded by the coding sequence ATGAATCAGACGATAAACATAAAAAAGGCCGGTACGTATTATCTTTTGGGGAATTTGTTTAATAAAGGGATTGCTTTTTTGACAGTACCTATTTTTACGCGTATATTATCAACATATGATTACGGAATTGTAACTACTTATAATTCATGGATCGGCATTATATCCATGTCAATAGGTTTTGCTCTTCATATGGCTGTTAGGCTGGCGTTTGTAGACTTAGAAGAAAAAATTGATGAATTTATGTCAACAGTTGTTTCCTTCACCATATTATCTTCCATTGCCTTAACCTTGATAATATGCTCAGGCGCCTTGTTGTTTAAGGTAAATATCAGTATCGTTCTGGTATTATTGTGTATGCTTCAGGGGTTTTCTACTGCAGTCATCGAAGACTATATTCATTACTTAATGATGCAGTACAGATATCGATTTAGAACATTATTGATGATTGCACCTAATCTGGTGTCAGTTATTTTTTCGATTGTCGCAATTCTTTTTGTTTTTAAAACAGATCGTTATCTTGGCAGAATAATACCTACTGGATTAGTCAGCCTGCTCTTTGGTATTCTTGTAGTACTTTTGGTATATCGTAAAAGCAAGGCAGGAATAAATAGAAAATATTTAAGATACGGATTAACTATCTCTATGCCCCTTATAATCCATGGAATTGCATTAAATGTATTATCACAATCAGACAGAATGATGATATCATGGTTAGCCAATCCTTCTCAGACTGGAATTTATAGCTTAATATTTAACTTTAGCATGATTGCAACGGTTCTTACAAGTTCATTAGAGGGTATATGGCTGCCATGGTTTACAGAAAAAATGAAGAATAGAAAGTTCGGGGAAATTAATGCTTTGTCGATTGATTATATAAATTTTATGACATATGCGATGGTTTGTCTGCTTCTTGTAGCACCGGAAATTGTAAAAATCATGGCTAATGAGACTTATTGGGAAGGGATTAAAATCATACCGCCTATTGTTTTAGCGAATTATGTTATTTTCTTATACTCCCTTTATGTAAACATTGAACATTTTTATAAACATACCATTTACATAACCAGAAATACCATAATAGCGGCAATCGTTAATGTTTTACTAAACTATATTTTTATACCCATATATGGATATGTAGCAGCAGCATATACAACCTTGGCAGCATACCTGATATCTTTGATACTGCATGCAATCTATGCAAAAAAGCTGGAGCCTGGCCTTTATCCAATAAGAGCATTTGTAAGACCAATCGTATTGATAATTATTTCAACAATACTATTCTATATCTTTAAGGATTACAGTTTCATCCGGTGGACGCTTATGTTCCTGTTTTTTATTCTTATGGTTATAAGAGAGCGAAAAAGAATTTTAGAATTTTTCCCTGAGCTGGAGCAAAAAATAAAATTACCCATCCGCAAGTAA
- a CDS encoding SDR family NAD(P)-dependent oxidoreductase, whose product MNRFNIAKKIVPLGVKSKIKKWLGASLVKVDYVLNVSDAGKLKGKVAFVTGGSGAIGSAVCFRLAMEGAFVGVCGRNIDNIQFVIDNIMKNGGKAVPVCFDIDEEAAIKKAIEDFISQYGKIDILINNAGGSARKDSKAFIDQEIEVIDSVLSANLRGTMLISKYVGKYMREAKGGRIISMASVVGLQGKKNMSDYAASKAGIIGFMRSLAIELGEHGVTANCVSPGWVNRQVFDKGTADIEANINCMKRVGKTDEVAGVVAFLCSEDASYITGQNIVVDGGRSLGLWGDY is encoded by the coding sequence GTGAACAGATTTAATATAGCAAAGAAAATAGTACCTTTGGGTGTTAAGAGTAAAATAAAAAAATGGTTAGGTGCTTCACTCGTAAAGGTTGATTATGTTTTGAACGTTTCTGATGCAGGTAAATTAAAGGGAAAAGTGGCTTTTGTTACGGGGGGATCTGGGGCCATAGGCAGTGCAGTATGCTTTAGACTAGCGATGGAAGGGGCTTTTGTAGGTGTATGTGGCAGAAATATTGATAACATACAATTCGTAATTGACAATATTATGAAGAATGGAGGAAAAGCTGTCCCGGTATGTTTTGACATAGACGAAGAAGCTGCGATCAAAAAAGCAATAGAGGATTTTATAAGCCAATATGGTAAAATTGATATTCTTATCAATAATGCCGGCGGAAGTGCCCGTAAGGACTCGAAAGCTTTTATCGATCAGGAAATCGAGGTGATTGATTCTGTCCTTTCTGCCAATCTGAGGGGAACAATGTTGATAAGCAAATATGTTGGTAAATATATGAGAGAGGCAAAGGGCGGAAGAATTATCAGCATGGCTTCTGTAGTAGGTTTACAAGGTAAAAAAAACATGTCGGATTATGCTGCTTCGAAAGCCGGTATTATTGGCTTCATGCGTTCTCTTGCAATAGAATTGGGCGAGCATGGAGTTACTGCAAATTGTGTATCGCCTGGATGGGTGAATCGGCAAGTGTTTGATAAAGGAACAGCCGACATAGAAGCTAATATAAATTGTATGAAGCGGGTTGGGAAAACAGATGAAGTAGCTGGCGTGGTTGCTTTCCTATGTTCTGAGGATGCTTCTTATATAACAGGTCAGAATATTGTAGTGGATGGAGGTAGAAGCCTGGGATTATGGGGAGATTACTAA
- the menD gene encoding 2-succinyl-5-enolpyruvyl-6-hydroxy-3-cyclohexene-1-carboxylic-acid synthase: protein MYSTHRNVQILIALLKKFNIKDLVISAGTRHIPLVFSVEEDQFFHCYSIVDERSAGFFAIGLIEKLKRPVAVVCTSGTASANYVSAANEAYYQQLPLLILTSDRHPYYLNQQEDQCIPQLGLYKEVCKKVVSLPIVRDDKDFWYCSRLVNEALLELEHKDKGPVHINFPIDDNYPVEQGTFKFDLEQLPDITKINRLMIEDELEKWREKAKQLISERILIIYGQAGAVSEHEKVIIERFCKKFNCLISTDHLSNLHCEGTMNTYVLGSLLQPDDYAALCPDIVITMHGNSLTPVKTKLLGMSGKFKHWHVSREGVISDPFRCMTDIIECSPAKFFELFDSLIPEEAHTHEYLEQWTSKRKEKMLLRDNALIDFSSVYANQQLLKNLPENCLLHISNSNSIRIASYFAINPGIEIFCNRGTCGIDGSMSSFIAQSYVSNCLSFLIIGDLSFFYDMNALWNRYINKNIRIMICNNSGGALFHSSYYKQVKTFSTIDRHVAAEHCTSVKGWTISQGFKYLSADNKDMFDKNLELFLSEGSSEPIVFEVFTDKDNDIKQMNGILNSFRPATSRTLTAVASKLPEPAKRQIKKLLGRT, encoded by the coding sequence ATGTATAGTACACATCGCAATGTTCAAATTCTGATTGCATTATTAAAGAAATTTAACATTAAGGATTTAGTGATTTCCGCTGGTACAAGACATATTCCACTTGTATTTTCAGTCGAAGAGGATCAGTTCTTTCATTGTTATTCAATTGTAGACGAAAGGAGCGCAGGTTTTTTTGCAATAGGGCTCATTGAAAAGCTTAAACGTCCAGTGGCTGTAGTATGTACCTCCGGAACTGCTTCAGCAAATTATGTGTCAGCTGCTAATGAGGCGTATTATCAGCAGCTGCCCTTGCTTATTTTAACTTCGGATAGACATCCTTATTATTTGAATCAGCAGGAGGATCAATGTATTCCGCAGCTGGGTCTGTATAAGGAGGTATGCAAAAAAGTTGTCAGCCTCCCAATTGTGCGAGATGATAAGGACTTTTGGTATTGCTCCCGTTTGGTTAATGAAGCACTATTAGAGCTTGAACATAAAGATAAGGGGCCAGTTCATATTAATTTTCCTATTGACGATAATTACCCGGTTGAACAAGGAACCTTCAAATTTGATTTGGAACAGTTGCCTGATATTACTAAAATTAACAGGCTTATGATAGAAGATGAACTTGAGAAATGGAGAGAAAAAGCAAAACAGCTCATTTCAGAAAGAATCTTAATAATCTATGGACAGGCGGGAGCAGTAAGTGAACACGAGAAGGTAATAATTGAACGTTTCTGTAAGAAATTCAATTGTCTTATCTCAACGGATCATTTATCCAATTTACATTGCGAAGGTACAATGAATACATATGTTTTAGGATCTTTGCTGCAGCCCGATGATTATGCGGCATTGTGTCCGGATATTGTCATAACAATGCATGGAAATTCCCTGACACCTGTAAAAACAAAGTTACTTGGCATGAGTGGAAAATTCAAGCACTGGCATGTATCACGGGAGGGAGTGATTTCTGATCCTTTCAGATGTATGACAGATATTATCGAGTGTTCACCTGCAAAGTTCTTTGAGCTGTTTGACAGTCTTATTCCGGAGGAAGCACACACACATGAATATCTTGAGCAATGGACTAGCAAAAGGAAGGAGAAAATGTTATTAAGAGATAATGCCTTAATAGACTTTTCAAGTGTTTATGCCAATCAGCAGCTGTTAAAAAATTTACCGGAAAATTGCTTGCTACATATATCAAACAGCAACAGCATAAGAATTGCCAGCTATTTTGCAATAAATCCAGGCATTGAAATCTTTTGCAATAGGGGGACTTGCGGGATAGATGGTTCCATGTCATCGTTTATAGCACAGTCCTATGTCTCAAATTGCCTGAGTTTTCTTATAATAGGTGATCTGAGTTTCTTCTACGATATGAATGCACTTTGGAATAGATATATAAATAAGAATATCAGGATTATGATATGTAACAATTCAGGCGGAGCACTATTTCACTCTTCTTATTATAAACAGGTTAAGACGTTTTCTACGATTGACCGTCATGTTGCAGCAGAGCATTGCACAAGTGTAAAAGGCTGGACGATAAGCCAGGGTTTTAAATACTTATCCGCTGATAACAAAGACATGTTTGATAAAAACCTGGAATTATTTCTGTCGGAGGGTTCTTCAGAACCAATTGTATTTGAGGTATTCACAGATAAAGATAATGATATTAAGCAGATGAATGGCATTCTTAACAGCTTCCGACCGGCAACCTCAAGAACTTTAACAGCTGTAGCATCAAAACTGCCAGAGCCTGCCAAGCGACAGATAAAGAAATTACTTGGCAGAACATAA
- a CDS encoding polysaccharide pyruvyl transferase family protein: MGKKIINVGLYDMDFFDLNFGVNALGICHVLLLDNICKKIGIKARFTVFTPESADKVVKLFRKVCKKELDIVTVRPISIRHPKVFINFFKEVKKCDFVIDATGGDSFSDIYGDTRFIRGTICKLVTAKRSRLLLAPQTIGPFKKKRNEKFAVAAINRSESVSVRDKLSYEYVNKIAPGAKLHLASDVAMSLPFDSQLLPCAAPGKINVGINISGLLWNGGYTGDNQFGLALDYKKFMTKVIEKYASDDSYQVHLIAHVIEDGAYEDDFIVCRKLSERYPTVTLAPKFLNVIEAKNYICHMDVFAGARMHATIGAFSSGVATIPISYSRKFEGVFGSIGYKVNIDCKKLSTEEAYQKFLYLVEHYRSIQQEMTDPLKEARKRTEAYADNLARMVQEIIT, encoded by the coding sequence ATGGGAAAGAAAATAATTAATGTTGGATTATATGATATGGACTTTTTTGATTTGAATTTTGGTGTTAATGCATTAGGAATATGCCATGTTCTTCTGTTGGATAACATTTGCAAAAAAATAGGTATAAAAGCACGTTTTACTGTATTTACACCGGAAAGCGCAGATAAAGTCGTTAAGCTGTTTCGAAAAGTCTGCAAAAAAGAATTAGATATCGTTACTGTTCGTCCTATCAGTATCAGGCATCCTAAAGTGTTTATCAACTTTTTTAAGGAAGTAAAAAAATGCGATTTTGTAATAGATGCAACGGGAGGGGATAGCTTTTCAGATATTTATGGCGACACCAGATTTATCAGAGGAACCATATGCAAGCTTGTAACTGCGAAAAGAAGTAGGTTGCTTTTAGCACCTCAGACAATCGGTCCTTTTAAAAAAAAGCGAAATGAGAAATTTGCGGTTGCGGCAATCAATCGTTCTGAGTCGGTTTCTGTAAGAGACAAGCTTTCCTATGAATATGTTAATAAAATTGCACCTGGGGCAAAGCTTCATCTGGCAAGTGATGTTGCCATGAGTCTTCCGTTTGACTCTCAATTGCTTCCTTGCGCTGCTCCCGGAAAAATAAATGTAGGAATAAATATATCAGGACTTCTGTGGAATGGTGGATATACGGGGGATAATCAATTTGGTCTGGCATTGGACTACAAAAAGTTCATGACGAAGGTTATTGAAAAATATGCATCGGATGATAGCTATCAAGTACATTTGATTGCTCATGTTATAGAGGATGGAGCTTATGAGGATGACTTTATCGTATGCAGGAAACTTTCTGAAAGATATCCGACGGTAACATTAGCACCTAAATTTCTTAATGTTATTGAAGCAAAGAACTATATCTGCCATATGGATGTTTTTGCCGGAGCCAGAATGCATGCAACGATTGGAGCATTTTCAAGCGGAGTAGCAACTATCCCGATTTCTTATAGCAGAAAATTTGAAGGTGTTTTCGGAAGCATAGGGTATAAGGTTAATATTGATTGCAAGAAGTTGAGCACCGAGGAGGCATACCAAAAATTCTTATACCTGGTTGAGCATTATAGATCTATTCAACAGGAAATGACAGATCCTCTGAAAGAAGCCAGGAAGAGGACTGAGGCTTATGCAGATAATCTGGCAAGGATGGTTCAGGAGATCATTACATAG
- a CDS encoding O-antigen ligase family protein, whose product MRIKVNSKTILMGFLFLYPIVPWYISIGPLNLVNIISFLFVLWWFFYSRKINIPSKSTNIGFWLYMIIYSAQAFYDTTILKAFAYFTAQLVVCIILCSEINRQRVFDQAMDALIYAGGFLCITGLFEEVTRFNIFHRISGLDNAYFYTEIRLGFYRIETSFSHPIVYCGYLCFIAGILLYQMTKAVQGSHKERLYKTVYLLVIINAVLTMSRSTLIVFVLEQVIILSMTGLVKFSKKALSGVLAGALLLALLSIFNFQAFEKIKNIWYMCIAVFDDRYSSLYTASFGLNESGMGNRIDLFNWVSDAIKGHELLGMGTSQEFSYSVNATNAIWGTSYSWTKSSIENEYLYNYYIHGLLGLISFCFCIIGSLLYVSKVYRMRRHFVRKESIGEKSLTFSGVMTVLLFGYAITLFFVRSSDNVRMFNVLMCLLFGYYSKLREARYREKLNGKENN is encoded by the coding sequence ATGAGAATTAAGGTTAACTCTAAGACAATATTAATGGGATTTCTCTTCTTATATCCTATTGTCCCATGGTATATTTCCATAGGACCACTAAACTTAGTAAATATTATATCCTTTCTATTTGTACTCTGGTGGTTTTTTTATTCAAGAAAAATAAATATACCATCAAAAAGTACAAATATTGGTTTTTGGTTATATATGATTATTTATTCGGCGCAGGCCTTTTACGATACCACCATACTGAAAGCATTTGCATACTTTACCGCACAGTTAGTCGTTTGCATAATTTTATGCTCTGAGATAAACCGGCAAAGGGTTTTTGACCAAGCGATGGATGCTTTAATATATGCCGGCGGTTTTCTATGCATAACGGGATTGTTTGAAGAAGTTACCAGGTTCAATATTTTCCATCGAATATCTGGATTGGATAATGCTTATTTTTATACAGAAATACGATTGGGGTTCTATCGAATTGAGACCTCGTTTTCACATCCAATTGTTTATTGTGGATATTTATGCTTTATTGCCGGTATTCTGTTATATCAAATGACGAAGGCGGTACAGGGAAGCCATAAAGAACGACTATATAAGACAGTTTATCTTCTGGTAATTATAAATGCTGTATTAACGATGTCCCGCTCTACTTTAATAGTGTTTGTATTAGAGCAGGTAATAATATTATCGATGACAGGACTGGTTAAGTTCAGTAAGAAGGCTTTGAGCGGAGTCCTGGCCGGTGCTTTGCTTTTAGCGTTATTATCAATCTTCAATTTTCAGGCTTTTGAAAAAATAAAAAATATCTGGTATATGTGCATTGCCGTTTTTGATGACCGCTATTCTTCATTATATACCGCTTCTTTTGGTTTGAATGAAAGTGGAATGGGTAATAGAATCGATCTTTTCAACTGGGTTTCTGATGCAATAAAAGGACATGAACTCCTTGGGATGGGAACCTCCCAAGAGTTTTCGTATTCTGTTAATGCAACCAATGCCATATGGGGAACTTCTTATTCTTGGACAAAGAGTTCCATTGAAAATGAATACCTTTACAACTATTATATTCATGGCTTGCTTGGACTAATAAGCTTTTGTTTCTGTATCATTGGTAGTTTATTATACGTATCAAAGGTCTATAGAATGCGAAGGCATTTTGTGAGAAAAGAGAGTATCGGAGAGAAATCCTTGACTTTTTCAGGGGTTATGACTGTTTTGCTATTTGGTTATGCTATAACTTTATTCTTTGTAAGATCATCAGATAACGTAAGAATGTTCAATGTTCTGATGTGTTTACTGTTTGGCTATTATTCAAAGTTAAGGGAAGCAAGATATAGGGAGAAGTTAAATGGGAAAGAAAATAATTAA
- a CDS encoding glycosyltransferase WbsX family protein has protein sequence MKVIAFYLPQFHNIPENDKWWGDGFTEWVNVKKSEPLHEGHYQPRVPLNNNYYNLLEDEVKKWQVELAQEYGVYGFCYYHYWFSGHLLLEKPMEQMLLNKEINLPFCICWANEPWTKAWVGDAKKVLIPQNYGGEKEWKEHFDYLLPFLKDERYIKVGDKPLVVIYRPEIIGCLNPMLDYWNNSAKDRGFKEGLCFAYQNIDFDLIKEKDDSRFDLNIEFEPLYAYRDMFADQHKYLKAIRRRVSNWLGRNFGIDLLHYGENFFHKNKLLRYEKAWEAILKRKPSSNKNVPGAFVGFDNSPRRGNEAKIYDGATPEKFKKYFTKQVKRAKEVYNTDMLFITAWNEWAECSYLEPDERYRYGYLEAIKAALEENGEFPKRL, from the coding sequence ATGAAAGTGATAGCGTTTTATTTACCGCAATTTCACAACATTCCGGAGAATGACAAATGGTGGGGGGACGGTTTTACGGAGTGGGTTAATGTTAAGAAATCAGAACCATTACATGAAGGACATTATCAACCCAGAGTTCCCTTAAATAATAATTATTACAATCTTCTTGAGGATGAAGTTAAAAAATGGCAGGTTGAGCTGGCGCAAGAATATGGTGTATATGGATTCTGCTATTATCATTATTGGTTTAGCGGGCATTTATTACTTGAGAAACCCATGGAGCAGATGCTATTAAATAAAGAAATAAACCTTCCATTTTGCATCTGCTGGGCAAATGAACCCTGGACGAAGGCATGGGTTGGAGATGCCAAAAAGGTGTTGATTCCACAGAATTATGGTGGGGAAAAAGAATGGAAGGAACATTTTGATTATTTATTACCATTCCTAAAAGATGAACGATATATAAAAGTTGGAGATAAACCTCTGGTTGTAATTTATCGGCCTGAAATTATAGGCTGTCTGAATCCTATGTTGGATTACTGGAATAATTCAGCGAAAGACAGGGGCTTCAAAGAGGGCTTGTGTTTTGCATATCAGAACATTGATTTTGATTTAATAAAAGAAAAGGATGATAGCCGGTTTGATTTGAATATAGAGTTTGAACCCTTATATGCATATAGAGATATGTTCGCAGATCAGCATAAATATTTGAAAGCAATTAGAAGAAGAGTATCCAACTGGCTGGGAAGAAACTTTGGAATCGATCTTTTACATTATGGCGAGAATTTTTTTCATAAAAATAAACTGCTTCGTTATGAGAAGGCCTGGGAAGCAATTTTGAAAAGAAAACCATCATCAAATAAAAATGTGCCCGGTGCGTTTGTTGGGTTCGATAATTCTCCAAGGCGAGGCAATGAAGCCAAAATTTACGATGGAGCAACTCCGGAAAAATTTAAAAAGTATTTTACAAAACAGGTAAAGCGGGCTAAAGAGGTATACAACACAGACATGCTTTTCATTACCGCCTGGAATGAATGGGCAGAATGCAGCTATTTGGAGCCAGATGAAAGGTACCGGTATGGTTATCTTGAGGCAATTAAAGCTGCACTAGAAGAGAACGGAGAATTTCCCAAGAGATTATAA